The Helicobacter mustelae genome has a segment encoding these proteins:
- the lolA gene encoding LolA-like outer membrane lipoprotein chaperone, with protein MNSFMVDGKPAGAGLGAEGNPVNLNFDFGGIAGNPAKTFTLNLGGAGNANALTGNLNILGAGNATLNTNTNGSIASGGPVINVNKDAKARKFQIKSRTNFVISQKFQKRPLMQKIFFSFLIFWSFVFALDSKRAKDTAATPTQTTTGAIKRDFWKNGLISIEADFVQITHQGSQKLIYTGKLYAKNPSLAKWIYETPLKKTIYLNKKEAIIYEPMLEQATFTHLTKQVDFFAILHKATLGQDGKYHAKVGDAQYVLSFAKNLPHKITFIDELQNKIEIILKNLKVNPTLSDGIFVFTPPNNIDIIEQ; from the coding sequence GTGAATAGTTTTATGGTGGATGGAAAACCAGCAGGTGCAGGCTTAGGCGCTGAAGGAAATCCAGTAAACTTGAATTTTGATTTTGGTGGGATTGCTGGCAATCCAGCCAAAACCTTCACCCTGAATCTTGGTGGTGCAGGTAATGCTAATGCACTAACTGGGAATCTCAACATCCTTGGCGCTGGAAATGCAACTCTAAATACAAACACCAATGGAAGCATCGCAAGCGGAGGGCCTGTAATCAATGTCAATAAAGATGCAAAAGCAAGGAAATTTCAGATAAAATCCCGCACAAATTTTGTAATTTCTCAAAAATTCCAAAAAAGGCCGCTCATGCAAAAGATTTTTTTCTCATTTTTGATTTTTTGGAGTTTTGTTTTTGCACTCGATAGCAAGAGAGCAAAGGACACAGCAGCTACACCCACGCAAACCACAACAGGAGCCATAAAGAGGGATTTTTGGAAAAATGGGCTTATTAGCATAGAAGCGGATTTCGTGCAGATCACTCACCAAGGGAGCCAAAAGCTCATCTACACAGGCAAGCTCTATGCCAAAAATCCCAGTCTGGCCAAATGGATCTATGAAACCCCACTGAAAAAAACCATCTATCTCAACAAAAAAGAGGCCATTATCTATGAGCCTATGCTTGAGCAAGCCACTTTCACACATCTCACAAAGCAGGTGGATTTTTTTGCGATCCTGCACAAAGCCACTCTGGGGCAAGATGGCAAATACCACGCGAAGGTGGGGGATGCGCAGTATGTGCTCTCCTTTGCCAAAAATCTGCCGCATAAAATTACCTTTATTGATGAGTTGCAAAACAAAATCGAGATTATTTTGAAAAATCTCAAGGTCAATCCCACTTTGAGTGATGGGATTTTTGTTTTTACCCCGCCAAATAACATTGACATCATCGAGCAATGA
- a CDS encoding sigma-54-dependent transcriptional regulator: MKVAIVEDDINMRKSLELFFADVKELEVITFKNPRDALKALDDSFELVITDINMPQMDGLEFLAKLNKKYEAIVITGNATLNKAVESIRLGVADFFQKPFEPELLLEAVLRTKKFLEFQKKQAPKNLPKPPKEKKHFVADSPALAQLRKIAQKAATTDASILLLGESGVGKEVFANFIHQSSLRASAPFIAINMAALPEHLLESELFGYEKGAFTDATTSKAGLFESANGGSVFLDEIGEMPLGLQAKLLRAIQEKEITRLGSTKSIKIDVRFLSATNAELQKKIADKEFREDLFFRLQTIPLHIPPLRERKEEILPLAEWKRQEVIAQYGFEEKKFSKEAVEKMLAYEWHGNIRELLSVVERAVILSDGVEILEKDLFLEPKQPKKEREGRIAGLESELISEVLADCKGDIQKCAEVLGMQLDVLKHKLIKYKIE; encoded by the coding sequence ATGAAAGTTGCCATTGTCGAAGATGATATTAATATGCGCAAAAGCCTAGAGCTATTTTTTGCTGATGTCAAAGAGCTAGAGGTCATCACCTTCAAAAACCCCAGAGATGCACTCAAAGCATTGGATGATAGCTTTGAGCTTGTGATCACAGATATCAATATGCCTCAAATGGATGGGTTAGAATTCCTTGCCAAGCTCAACAAAAAATATGAAGCGATTGTGATTACAGGAAATGCAACTCTAAACAAAGCCGTAGAATCCATTCGCCTAGGAGTAGCAGATTTTTTTCAAAAGCCTTTTGAGCCAGAGCTTTTGTTAGAGGCAGTGTTGCGCACCAAAAAATTTCTAGAATTCCAAAAAAAACAAGCTCCCAAAAATCTCCCAAAGCCTCCAAAAGAAAAAAAGCATTTTGTCGCAGATTCTCCTGCGCTAGCCCAACTGCGCAAAATCGCGCAAAAAGCCGCAACGACAGATGCTAGCATATTGTTGCTAGGGGAGAGTGGAGTAGGCAAAGAAGTTTTTGCAAATTTTATCCATCAGAGTTCTTTGCGCGCATCTGCTCCTTTCATTGCGATTAATATGGCAGCTCTTCCTGAGCATCTATTGGAATCTGAGCTTTTTGGCTATGAAAAAGGCGCATTTACGGATGCCACTACCTCAAAAGCAGGACTTTTTGAAAGTGCCAATGGAGGGAGCGTGTTTTTGGATGAGATCGGAGAAATGCCCCTAGGTTTGCAAGCAAAGCTCCTTCGTGCAATCCAAGAAAAGGAGATCACACGACTAGGCAGCACCAAAAGCATCAAAATTGATGTGCGCTTTCTCTCTGCTACCAATGCAGAACTTCAAAAAAAGATTGCAGATAAGGAATTTCGAGAAGATTTGTTTTTCCGCCTTCAGACCATCCCGCTGCATATCCCACCACTGCGCGAGCGCAAAGAAGAGATTTTGCCTTTGGCAGAATGGAAGCGCCAGGAGGTCATAGCCCAATATGGCTTTGAAGAAAAAAAATTTAGCAAAGAAGCGGTGGAGAAAATGCTTGCGTATGAATGGCATGGCAATATTAGAGAATTGCTCTCTGTGGTTGAGCGTGCAGTGATTTTGAGCGATGGGGTAGAGATTTTAGAAAAAGATTTATTTCTAGAGCCAAAGCAGCCAAAAAAAGAAAGAGAAGGGAGAATCGCAGGGCTTGAGAGCGAGCTGATTTCTGAAGTACTAGCAGATTGCAAGGGAGATATTCAAAAATGTGCAGAAGTTTTGGGAATGCAGCTAGATGTACTCAAGCATAAGCTGATCAAATATAAAATTGAGTAG
- the gyrA gene encoding DNA gyrase subunit A, with amino-acid sequence MENLLDQTSIIDINIDDSIKESYLDYSMSVIVGRALPDAKDGLKPVHRRILYAMNELGVTSKTPYKKSARIVGDVIGKYHPHGDSAVYDALVRMAQDFSMRLELVDGQGNFGSIDGDNAAAMRYTEARLTKASEEILRDLDKDTVDFVPNYDDTLKEPDVLPTRIPNLLVNGSSGIAVGMATSIPPHRIDEIIDAAIYMIRHKDASSEELLEFVQGPDFPTGGIIFGKQGIRDAYRTGRGRIKVRAKVHIEKTKTRDVIVIDEVPFQVNKARLVEQISELARDKVIEGIAEVRDESDRDGIRVVIELKREAMSEIVLNHLYKSSVMETTFGIILLAINNKEPKIFTLPELLNIFINHRKTVVIRRTIFDLEKAKARAHILEGLKIALDHIDEVIALIRSSQDVEIAKNALMERFGLSELQSKAILEMRLQRLTGLERDKIEQEYASLLQEIEYLSSILKSEEKLNEIISNELLEIKEKFSSPRCTIIEEDYESIDVEDLIPNEPVVVTMSHRGYVKRVQLKVYEKQNRGGKGKISGNTHDDDFIQSFFVANTHDTILFITNKGQLYWLKVYKIPEAGRTAIGKAVVNLIQLSSDEKIMATITTSDFHDDKSLVFFTKNGIVKRTNLSEYSNIRSIGVRAINLDADDELVTASIITQDVKELFVATYQGMCIRFDINDVREIGRAARGVTAIRFKAKEDSVIGATTIRSENDKLLTVSEQGIGKQTLAGAYRLQSRGGKGVIVMKLTAKTGKLVSIINVNDENMDLMVLTTSGKMIRVDTEAIREAGRNTSGVKIVNVAGEKVAYASSCPKEEKEPEDGE; translated from the coding sequence ATGGAGAATTTGCTAGATCAAACTAGTATCATAGATATTAATATTGATGATTCCATCAAGGAGAGTTATTTAGACTATTCCATGAGCGTGATTGTGGGGCGCGCACTCCCGGATGCCAAAGATGGGCTAAAGCCTGTGCATCGTAGAATTTTATATGCGATGAATGAATTAGGAGTGACCTCAAAAACTCCGTATAAAAAGTCCGCAAGAATCGTGGGGGATGTGATTGGTAAATACCATCCTCATGGGGATAGCGCAGTCTATGATGCATTGGTGCGTATGGCACAGGATTTCTCCATGCGTCTTGAGCTTGTAGATGGACAGGGGAATTTTGGCTCCATTGATGGAGATAATGCAGCGGCCATGCGTTATACCGAAGCGCGGTTGACAAAGGCTAGCGAAGAGATTTTACGCGATCTAGACAAAGACACTGTAGATTTTGTACCAAATTATGATGATACGCTCAAAGAACCCGATGTTTTGCCCACACGCATCCCCAATCTCCTGGTAAATGGATCTAGTGGGATTGCCGTGGGCATGGCTACCTCCATCCCCCCCCATCGCATCGATGAAATCATTGATGCAGCCATTTATATGATCCGCCACAAAGATGCAAGCAGTGAGGAATTACTAGAGTTTGTGCAGGGCCCAGATTTCCCCACAGGCGGGATTATTTTTGGCAAGCAGGGGATTCGTGATGCCTACAGGACAGGGCGGGGCAGGATCAAAGTGCGAGCCAAGGTGCATATTGAAAAAACCAAAACTCGCGATGTGATTGTGATTGATGAAGTGCCCTTCCAGGTCAATAAGGCTCGCCTTGTAGAGCAGATTAGCGAACTTGCAAGAGATAAGGTGATTGAGGGGATTGCTGAAGTCAGAGATGAATCTGATAGGGATGGGATTCGCGTGGTCATTGAGCTCAAGCGCGAAGCCATGAGTGAGATTGTGCTCAATCATCTTTATAAATCTAGCGTCATGGAGACTACTTTTGGCATTATCTTGCTTGCCATTAACAACAAAGAGCCAAAGATCTTTACCCTGCCAGAGCTTTTAAATATTTTTATTAATCATCGCAAAACTGTGGTGATTCGCCGCACGATTTTTGACCTTGAAAAGGCCAAGGCGCGCGCGCATATTTTAGAGGGATTGAAAATTGCGCTGGATCACATCGATGAGGTGATTGCACTCATCCGCTCTAGCCAGGATGTAGAGATTGCAAAAAATGCACTGATGGAGAGATTTGGATTAAGCGAGCTGCAAAGCAAGGCAATTTTAGAAATGCGCTTACAAAGACTCACGGGACTTGAGCGCGACAAAATAGAGCAAGAATATGCAAGCCTCTTGCAAGAGATTGAGTATCTTAGTAGCATTTTGAAAAGTGAAGAGAAACTCAATGAGATTATCTCCAATGAATTGCTAGAAATCAAAGAAAAATTCTCCTCCCCTCGCTGCACGATAATTGAGGAAGATTATGAAAGCATTGATGTAGAGGATCTCATCCCCAATGAACCCGTGGTTGTGACTATGAGCCATCGGGGCTATGTCAAGCGCGTGCAGCTCAAGGTCTATGAGAAGCAAAATCGCGGAGGCAAAGGAAAGATCAGCGGCAATACCCATGATGATGATTTTATCCAGTCTTTTTTTGTGGCCAATACGCATGACACGATTTTATTCATCACCAACAAAGGCCAGCTTTACTGGCTCAAGGTCTACAAGATCCCAGAGGCGGGGAGGACGGCTATTGGCAAGGCGGTGGTAAATCTCATCCAGCTTTCTTCTGATGAAAAAATCATGGCCACCATCACTACTTCAGATTTTCATGATGACAAATCTCTGGTATTTTTTACCAAAAATGGAATTGTCAAGCGCACAAATCTTAGCGAATATAGCAATATAAGAAGTATTGGTGTGCGTGCAATTAATCTTGATGCTGATGATGAGCTCGTGACTGCGAGCATCATCACTCAAGATGTCAAAGAGCTCTTTGTGGCCACATATCAGGGCATGTGCATCCGCTTTGACATCAATGATGTCAGAGAAATTGGTAGAGCCGCGCGCGGGGTGACTGCCATCCGCTTCAAAGCCAAAGAGGATAGTGTGATTGGTGCGACTACGATTAGGAGTGAGAATGATAAGCTTTTGACGGTGAGTGAGCAGGGGATTGGTAAGCAAACGCTCGCAGGGGCTTATCGCTTGCAAAGTCGTGGTGGCAAGGGTGTTATTGTAATGAAACTCACCGCCAAAACTGGCAAGCTTGTAAGCATCATCAATGTCAATGATGAAAATATGGATCTCATGGTGCTAACCACCAGTGGCAAGATGATCCGCGTGGATACAGAGGCCATCCGCGAGGCGGGTCGCAACACAAGCGGTGTCAAGATCGTGAATGTCGCAGGCGAAAAGGTAGCCTATGCTAGCAGCTGCCCCAAAGAGGAAAAAGAGCCAGAGGATGGGGAATGA
- a CDS encoding diacylglycerol kinase, translating into MDGIRAAWKDEEAFRQVLVLGVIFAILGFVIGREWSHKILLVLPCFLCVAGELVNSAIENAIDFTSTKLHPLAKKAKDMGSALQLVCLGFFLVVWISYLLYLFFKLF; encoded by the coding sequence ATGGATGGTATTAGGGCTGCATGGAAGGATGAAGAAGCCTTCCGTCAAGTGTTGGTGCTGGGGGTGATTTTTGCGATCTTGGGGTTTGTGATTGGCAGGGAGTGGAGTCACAAAATCTTGTTAGTTTTGCCTTGTTTTTTGTGCGTGGCAGGGGAGTTGGTGAATAGTGCCATCGAAAATGCGATAGATTTTACTAGCACTAAGCTCCATCCTCTTGCCAAGAAGGCCAAGGACATGGGAAGTGCGTTGCAGCTTGTTTGTTTGGGGTTTTTTTTGGTTGTGTGGATTAGCTATCTGCTTTACTTATTTTTTAAGCTTTTTTGA
- a CDS encoding ammonia-forming cytochrome c nitrite reductase subunit c552 has product MKVKSLLLFLVLGVLIGTGLMWFGSDIATKKAESVALKTAPAKGLSDENPDFAAWGANFPDYLDMYMQMKDSTHHATEFAGSYPYSKLNRYPQLTMFWDGYSFKYDYNQNRSHYYSQIDQMETLRNNKNYLNAHGLKKFSGQPGACMNCHTGNLQNLVKQHGWVEFNTMKYWTIIKMMKGPDSVHGKKMGSTCADCHHPEDMSLRITRPAAIKALVSRGYVADPKHGVQASRQEMRSLVCMQCHVEYYNQPTGKKVTIQAESNYEEFASLRGDNKIISVQADGIELAYPWKFWKKGQAFRIEMLDDYYESVRASFPYDFIHASTKAPILKMQHPEAELYSGSVHAANGVSCSDCHMPYVRKGAKKVSNHFIASPLLDVNASCKACHSQSEDYLKNQVQEIQRSVASNIRSAEYAVASLIKDLASLRTELAKLPEFSKIADKKAQDEAISKVVQQAMELHRKSQMRADFLNAENSSGFHNPREANRIALQAVRYAKDGQNAVLAIAAKYGIKMQASNLGFEDMRKIAPEPVKIHGKRYYESPLQDDAPKDLLELDKNLVPYNYRVLH; this is encoded by the coding sequence ATGAAAGTAAAAAGTTTACTACTTTTCTTGGTGCTTGGTGTTCTTATTGGCACTGGGCTTATGTGGTTTGGCAGTGATATTGCCACCAAAAAAGCAGAGAGTGTCGCACTCAAGACTGCGCCTGCTAAGGGGCTTAGCGATGAAAATCCTGATTTTGCAGCATGGGGGGCGAATTTCCCTGATTACTTAGACATGTATATGCAAATGAAAGATTCCACCCATCATGCTACAGAATTTGCAGGAAGCTATCCTTATAGCAAACTCAATCGCTATCCACAACTTACAATGTTTTGGGATGGATACTCTTTCAAATATGATTACAACCAAAATCGTAGCCACTACTATTCTCAAATTGATCAAATGGAAACCTTGAGAAACAACAAAAACTATCTCAATGCCCATGGGCTCAAAAAATTTAGTGGGCAGCCTGGGGCATGTATGAATTGCCACACAGGGAATTTACAAAACCTTGTCAAGCAGCATGGTTGGGTGGAATTCAATACGATGAAATATTGGACTATTATCAAGATGATGAAAGGCCCTGATTCTGTGCATGGCAAAAAAATGGGAAGCACTTGTGCAGATTGTCATCATCCTGAGGATATGAGTTTGCGCATCACTCGTCCCGCAGCCATCAAAGCACTGGTATCTCGCGGATATGTAGCAGATCCCAAACATGGGGTTCAGGCAAGTCGCCAAGAAATGCGCTCCCTTGTTTGTATGCAATGCCACGTAGAGTACTACAATCAACCCACAGGGAAAAAGGTAACCATCCAGGCAGAAAGCAATTATGAAGAATTTGCTTCCCTGCGTGGTGATAATAAGATCATTTCTGTGCAAGCAGACGGAATTGAGCTTGCTTATCCTTGGAAGTTTTGGAAGAAGGGTCAAGCCTTTAGGATTGAGATGCTTGATGATTATTATGAGAGTGTTAGGGCAAGCTTTCCCTATGATTTTATCCATGCAAGCACCAAGGCACCTATTTTAAAAATGCAGCATCCTGAAGCAGAGCTTTATTCTGGCAGCGTGCATGCAGCCAATGGCGTGAGCTGCTCAGATTGTCATATGCCCTATGTGCGCAAAGGAGCAAAGAAAGTAAGCAATCATTTCATCGCCTCTCCCTTGCTAGATGTGAACGCTTCTTGCAAGGCCTGCCATTCTCAAAGTGAAGATTATCTAAAAAATCAAGTCCAAGAGATTCAAAGGAGTGTGGCATCCAATATCCGCAGCGCAGAATATGCAGTAGCAAGTCTTATCAAGGATCTTGCTTCATTGCGCACAGAGCTTGCTAAGCTACCAGAATTCTCTAAAATTGCTGATAAAAAAGCCCAGGATGAAGCTATCAGCAAGGTGGTCCAACAAGCCATGGAATTGCATAGAAAAAGCCAAATGCGTGCAGATTTCTTGAATGCAGAGAATTCTTCAGGATTCCATAACCCAAGAGAGGCCAATCGCATCGCCCTCCAAGCAGTCAGATATGCCAAAGATGGACAAAATGCAGTATTAGCTATCGCGGCAAAATATGGCATCAAAATGCAAGCGAGCAATCTTGGATTTGAAGACATGCGCAAAATCGCGCCAGAGCCTGTAAAAATCCATGGCAAGCGTTATTATGAATCTCCTCTCCAAGATGATGCGCCAAAAGATTTGCTAGAGCTTGACAAAAATCTTGTTCCCTACAACTACAGGGTGCTGCACTAA
- the hypB gene encoding hydrogenase nickel incorporation protein HypB — MRANLENNPTLDKKSVQIVQKILSKNDIKANELRQKYVEDGLYVINFMSSPGSGKTTLLENLGQFEDFKFCVVEGDLQTNRDAERLQKKGIAAEQVTTGEACHLEASMVEHAYGILKQKHQIQECEYLIIENVGNLVCPASYDLGAALNIVLLSVPEGDDKILKYPSMFMCADAVIVSKSDMIDYFGFRISQVKEDMQKLKPQVPIFLTSSKDPESLAVIKDFIINKKKEKYFSNHSF; from the coding sequence ATGAGAGCAAATTTAGAGAATAACCCTACGCTTGATAAAAAAAGCGTGCAGATCGTCCAAAAAATCTTGAGCAAAAATGACATCAAGGCCAATGAATTGCGCCAAAAATATGTCGAGGATGGGCTCTATGTAATCAACTTCATGAGTTCTCCAGGAAGCGGAAAAACTACACTATTAGAGAATCTGGGGCAGTTTGAGGATTTTAAATTTTGCGTGGTAGAAGGGGATTTGCAAACCAATCGCGATGCAGAGAGATTACAAAAAAAAGGAATTGCAGCTGAGCAAGTCACCACCGGGGAAGCCTGCCATTTGGAGGCAAGCATGGTGGAGCATGCCTATGGCATACTCAAGCAAAAGCATCAAATCCAGGAGTGTGAATATCTCATTATCGAAAATGTGGGCAATCTCGTCTGCCCTGCAAGCTATGATCTAGGAGCAGCGCTTAATATCGTGCTACTCTCTGTGCCCGAAGGAGATGATAAGATCCTCAAATATCCCAGCATGTTTATGTGCGCGGATGCAGTGATTGTGAGCAAATCAGACATGATAGATTACTTTGGCTTTAGAATCTCACAAGTCAAAGAAGATATGCAAAAACTAAAACCCCAGGTCCCTATTTTCCTCACTAGCTCCAAGGATCCAGAGAGCCTGGCTGTAATCAAGGATTTTATCATCAACAAAAAGAAAGAAAAATACTTTTCCAACCATTCGTTCTAA
- a CDS encoding HypC/HybG/HupF family hydrogenase formation chaperone has translation MCLAIPSKVISIDESTNTATIQTLGVQRNASLDLMQDPVEIGDYVLLHIGYVMSKIDEEDALESLKLYEQMIQNMEEEEEYIDPIYKE, from the coding sequence ATGTGTTTGGCTATTCCCTCAAAAGTTATTTCCATCGATGAAAGCACAAATACTGCGACCATCCAGACTCTAGGCGTGCAACGCAATGCGAGCCTAGATCTGATGCAAGATCCTGTAGAGATTGGGGATTATGTATTGCTACACATTGGCTATGTGATGAGCAAAATCGATGAAGAAGATGCCCTAGAATCCCTCAAACTCTATGAGCAAATGATCCAAAATATGGAAGAGGAAGAAGAATACATTGATCCCATCTACAAAGAATGA
- the hypD gene encoding hydrogenase formation protein HypD → MIPSTKNEAFLLQSFRDKDVILALAQKIKKQAKGLKKELYMMEVCGGHTHTLMKYGLTTLLPPNLHCIHGPGCPVCIMPKNRIQQAYEIAMQKDVILLTLGDMLKVPGSKGSLQHARSLGAEIGFVYSPMQALEIAQKNPHKKVVYFAIGFETTTPMTAALLQRTIEQKISNLFFHINHVLVPPPLEIILEDPACKVNALIAPSHVSVITGSKIYEPLFEKYQVPIVVSGFEPVDMMQSILMLVTQALQDTPKLEVQYSRVVNKEGNLKAQSLVAKFLQERESFEWRGLGEIPYSALKLRKEYERYDAEILFDSILSKEKIKDHAACRCGDILRGIAKPLDCKVFGKACVPNNPLGSCMVSSEGACAAYYRYGALR, encoded by the coding sequence TTGATCCCATCTACAAAGAATGAAGCATTTCTACTCCAATCCTTTCGTGACAAAGACGTCATTTTAGCCCTTGCTCAAAAGATAAAAAAGCAAGCAAAGGGGCTAAAAAAAGAGCTCTATATGATGGAGGTTTGCGGGGGGCATACGCATACACTCATGAAATATGGACTCACCACCCTCCTACCTCCAAATCTCCACTGTATTCATGGCCCAGGCTGCCCTGTGTGCATCATGCCAAAAAACAGAATCCAGCAAGCCTATGAGATCGCCATGCAAAAAGATGTGATTTTGCTCACACTGGGAGACATGCTAAAAGTGCCTGGATCCAAAGGTAGTTTGCAGCATGCAAGAAGCCTGGGGGCTGAGATTGGATTTGTTTATTCCCCCATGCAAGCACTAGAAATCGCCCAAAAAAATCCACACAAAAAAGTTGTATATTTTGCCATCGGCTTTGAGACCACCACTCCTATGACTGCAGCGCTTTTGCAGCGCACTATCGAGCAAAAAATCTCAAATTTATTTTTTCACATCAATCATGTATTAGTACCCCCGCCTCTAGAAATCATCTTAGAAGATCCTGCCTGCAAGGTCAATGCGCTCATCGCCCCCTCGCATGTAAGCGTAATCACAGGATCAAAAATCTATGAGCCCCTCTTTGAAAAATATCAAGTACCCATTGTAGTGAGTGGATTTGAACCTGTAGACATGATGCAAAGCATCCTGATGCTTGTTACTCAAGCCCTGCAAGATACCCCAAAACTTGAAGTGCAATACTCTCGCGTGGTAAACAAAGAGGGCAATCTCAAGGCTCAGAGCCTGGTGGCAAAATTCCTGCAAGAACGAGAAAGTTTTGAGTGGCGGGGGCTTGGGGAGATCCCCTACTCTGCATTGAAACTCCGCAAGGAATATGAGCGATATGATGCAGAAATTCTTTTTGACTCCATTTTGAGCAAAGAAAAAATCAAAGATCACGCTGCTTGTCGCTGTGGGGATATCCTAAGAGGCATCGCAAAACCACTGGATTGCAAGGTATTTGGAAAGGCTTGCGTGCCAAATAATCCGCTGGGAAGCTGCATGGTGAGCAGTGAGGGAGCCTGTGCGGCTTATTATCGATATGGAGCATTGCGCTAG
- the dnaG gene encoding DNA primase: MIKASSIEALKQQADIIDILGNYIELKRAGSNFSACCPFHQEKTPSFIISPSKNLYHCYGCGVGGDVIKFVMEYEKIPFIEAVEKIAELSHFTLEYETSHQKPKQHTEEYEIFERFIHFFGDTLAKEPGILAYLQRRGISAQSMRDFSLGYCGNSFEVVKFCDQLRLEKKNLVGLGILGQSDGRYYARFAERIIFPIHSPAGNPVGFGGRTLRDHAAKYINSPQSQLFNKSKLLYGYHIAKEFIYRERTIIITEGYLDVIMLHQAGFRTAVATLGTALTQEHLPLLNKGEPKILLGYDGDSAGIRAAYRASFMLANLKKEGGVVIFQNGMDPADMVQKNQISDLKELFSHPMPFIEFVLRQIPLQFDLTNPLQKEQALKQQLDFLHTLSPLLQEEYKALISNLLQISPSLIPTKPTKHQENFPSSRSSKPGYSPTLYGNGGLGFLHQESQLEELIIRYILETPSLLDLALQYIDAEIFQHQKQAFCALLAKNLDHPSLIGIRINPKLITTPHGFRNELRLLILRYNTSLLNSIQKERALSFEQKSFRIRKIKNHILKLKQGELIAYESFGTF; this comes from the coding sequence ATGATTAAAGCATCCTCGATTGAAGCCCTAAAACAACAAGCAGACATCATTGACATCCTTGGCAATTACATCGAGCTCAAACGCGCAGGAAGCAATTTCAGCGCCTGCTGTCCCTTCCATCAAGAAAAAACCCCAAGCTTCATCATCAGCCCCAGCAAGAATCTCTACCATTGCTATGGCTGTGGCGTGGGCGGGGACGTCATCAAATTTGTGATGGAATATGAAAAAATCCCCTTCATTGAAGCCGTGGAAAAAATCGCAGAACTCTCCCACTTCACCCTAGAATATGAGACCTCTCACCAAAAACCCAAACAGCATACAGAAGAATATGAGATTTTTGAGCGTTTTATCCATTTTTTTGGTGATACCCTTGCCAAAGAGCCAGGAATCCTTGCATATTTACAAAGACGCGGGATTAGCGCACAAAGCATGCGGGATTTTTCTCTGGGATACTGTGGGAATAGCTTTGAGGTGGTGAAGTTTTGCGATCAATTGAGACTAGAAAAAAAGAATTTGGTGGGGCTTGGGATCTTGGGGCAGAGTGATGGACGCTATTATGCCCGCTTTGCAGAGCGCATTATTTTCCCCATCCACTCTCCTGCGGGAAATCCCGTGGGCTTTGGTGGTAGGACACTAAGAGATCATGCTGCCAAATACATCAATAGTCCTCAAAGCCAACTCTTTAACAAATCCAAACTCCTCTATGGCTATCACATCGCCAAAGAATTCATCTATCGCGAACGCACCATCATTATTACAGAGGGTTATTTGGATGTGATTATGCTCCACCAAGCAGGTTTCCGCACTGCTGTGGCCACCCTTGGCACTGCACTCACACAAGAGCATCTCCCCCTGCTAAATAAAGGCGAGCCAAAAATCCTTTTGGGCTATGATGGGGATAGCGCTGGGATTCGGGCGGCTTATCGAGCTTCATTCATGCTTGCCAATCTCAAAAAAGAAGGGGGGGTAGTCATTTTTCAAAATGGAATGGACCCTGCAGACATGGTGCAAAAAAATCAAATTTCAGATCTCAAGGAATTATTTTCCCATCCCATGCCCTTTATTGAGTTTGTGCTGCGTCAGATTCCCCTGCAATTTGACCTTACAAATCCCCTACAAAAAGAACAGGCATTAAAACAGCAGCTAGATTTTTTGCACACACTCTCACCCCTCTTGCAAGAAGAATACAAAGCACTCATTAGCAATCTCTTGCAAATCTCTCCAAGCCTCATCCCCACAAAGCCTACAAAACATCAAGAGAATTTCCCTAGCAGCAGATCTAGCAAGCCTGGCTATAGCCCCACTCTCTATGGTAATGGTGGCCTAGGATTTTTGCACCAAGAAAGCCAGCTAGAAGAGCTCATTATTAGGTATATTTTAGAAACCCCCTCCCTCCTAGATCTGGCACTCCAATACATCGATGCAGAAATTTTCCAACACCAAAAGCAGGCGTTTTGCGCGCTTCTTGCAAAGAATCTCGACCATCCAAGTCTCATTGGCATTCGCATCAACCCCAAACTCATCACCACGCCCCATGGCTTTAGGAATGAATTGCGGCTTTTGATATTACGCTATAATACCAGCCTGCTAAACTCGATCCAAAAAGAAAGAGCGCTGAGTTTTGAGCAAAAAAGCTTTAGGATCCGAAAAATAAAAAATCATATTTTGAAATTAAAACAAGGAGAATTGATAGCCTATGAAAGCTTTGGCACTTTTTAG